In the genome of Dermatophagoides farinae isolate YC_2012a chromosome 4, ASM2471394v1, whole genome shotgun sequence, the window ATCTATGGCAACGAAATCGTATGACAGATCCAGAAGTTAGAAATGTTTGTAATATGGTCAGAAAAGATGTACGTCGTACggatcgtcatcataatttttattatggTCCAGATGGTGGTGaggatgattgtgatgattgtcaAACAGATTCGGATGTTCCACATTTCGATAATGATAGTAATGATAGTGAGAATCATAAATCTAGTTCaaccaaatcaaaattaaaaactaATCCAAATGTTGTTAGCCTGTTCAACATTTTGGTCACCTATGCATTGAATCATTGTTATCGTTATTGTCAAGGTATGAGTGATCTTGCATCACCATTATTGTATGTAATGAAAGATGAATCACATGCATATATTGCATTCTGTGCATTGATGCAACGATTGGGCGAGAATTTCTCCACCGATGGTGGTGCTATATCGAGAAAATTTCGTAATCTAAAACATTTACTGCAACATTATGATCGAGAATTTTATCGTTATCTACAAAGAGAAAATGCCGAAGAATTATTGTTCTGTTATCGATGGATCCTCCTGGATTTGAAACGTGAatttccatttgatgatgtgcTGGAAGTATTGGAAGTACTTTGGGCATCTATaccaccacaatcatcatccggTCCCAAATCAAGCAATTCTAAAACatcaaatttgatgaatctATTTGATTCGGATTTTCTTTACGTGCCGAATCGTAATTCCAGTGATAACCGTGAACGACAACAAGAAACAGATATATTGGAGAAAATTACCGAATCACAATCggttgaacaaaaaaaattatcgacaAAACCATTACAACGACCTAAATTAAGgacaataaaatttatgCCAAATATGTTGAGTACTGATTCACAAACAACCGCACAGGCAATggattcaccatcatctttAACAGATATGGATTTTcagattcaatcatcaacatccgGCCGAACATCAGCACCACTTCCTTGGGATAGtccaaatttaatttcaaaatccCAACATCAATCGGAcaaatttgaacaaattcaatcatctagtcaacaacaatttttcagatatgatattgattcattcagtggtgattcaaattatgatggtgatggtgaagatgatgaagatctAATGGCCAATAaatcgatgattttgatgatggaacaGGATGCTGAGGATTCTGATTCAAAAAAGCCACCAACAGATGATGTATCGTCTACATGTTCAACATTTGATTCCGGTATTCAACGTTCGAATACGATAACATCGTATCAAGgtatgatgatttatattgGTTTGAATTTAATGTTATTgcaattgatcatttttgattaataGATCTAACTCAAAGCCTTCGTAAAGAATCGACAAATATTCGTCATGCTTATCCGATCTCCAGTTCTCATTGTAATGGTGATTgttctgatgataatgatgaagagatTTCCACACCTGTTAATAATCGTATTGAAATTCTATCGAA includes:
- the LOC124490090 gene encoding uncharacterized protein LOC124490090 isoform X2 produces the protein MSFKQHHNNHSKKKNDKQKEDSSNNNNNDDGNQSTMDNVSSRLLKYKVLSEWDIVTSSDIILAQTMTKTNSFILNQIEKLKQRAIVQHARLQAELVSTTNVKRKAMLTATNSWLLAEAIYQYLMSNDDTNRPVHGPIHDIWPFLDSEGRVRCQRDFRIAIYRRGMDPNLRRIGWKHLLNVYPDDYTGQERIDFIRIRSETYCQMRDLWQRNRMTDPEVRNVCNMVRKDVRRTDRHHNFYYGPDGGEDDCDDCQTDSDVPHFDNDSNDSENHKSSSTKSKLKTNPNVVSLFNILVTYALNHCYRYCQGMSDLASPLLYVMKDESHAYIAFCALMQRLGENFSTDGGAISRKFRNLKHLLQHYDREFYRYLQRENAEELLFCYRWILLDLKREFPFDDVLEVLEVLWASIPPQSSSGPKSSNSKTSNLMNLFDSDFLYVPNRNSSDNRERQQETDILEKITESQSVEQKKLSTKPLQRPKLRTIKFMPNMLSTDSQTTAQAMDSPSSLTDMDFQIQSSTSGRTSAPLPWDSPNLISKSQHQSDKFEQIQSSSQQQFFRYDIDSFSGDSNYDGDGEDDEDLMANKSMILMMEQDAEDSDSKKPPTDDVSSTCSTFDSGIQRSNTITSYQDLTQSLRKESTNIRHAYPISSSHCNGDCSDDNDEEISTPVNNRIEILSNLSVDHGYLTDGHPQNRCYHSQQSPSRLRSQSTPICQPRLIQFPPKAKQLLGYDPSYDDDYSDGSKTIVSSTSSPLQQLQQQPPEVQVIEAINEQFNNLSAKSVSEEMLNSTIRQMETLKVDSMTTSDHSSCSSSSIELLPTPSEVLLMEQQDQLQRQKQPEEEINEEDFPLISPEQLGSNDAFMLFICLTLLLQNRDHIIRNHLDRNDIQMYFDGLVRKHNVRSVLQDARHLFHTYLAEWRRHHNHHQKQSSSVAAAERNERA